CATCCGGCACAATATGGCGGTGCCGAGATGGGGATGGTAGGTGAATGCATCGTGATTGAAGAGATATCCAGAGTCGCTGTCGGCATCGCGTCCGCACTGACGTCCCAGAGCGGTATTTCGACCGTTCCCATTCTGGAGCACGGAACTGAGGAGCAGAAACAGGAATACCTGGTCCCGGCCATCAAGGGAGAGAAGATTGCGGCATTTGGCCTGACAGAGCCGAACGCAGGCTCCGATGCGGCAGCCATTGAGACCACCGCTCGCAGGCAAGGGGACAGCTACATTCTCAACGGCACCAAGCTGTACATAACCAATGGCACAATATGTGACTTCGTGCTTGTGGCTGCCTCTACTGAGCGAAGCCAGGGAACCAGAGGAATAAGTGCTTTCATTGTGGAGAAGGGGACACCGGGGTTCACGGCCATGAAAATGCACAAGTTCTGCATGCGTTCCGCCGAGACAGCTGAACTCGTCTTCGAAGACTGCAAGGTTCCAGTCAAGAACCTGATTGGTGAAGAAGGCAGGGGCTTCAGCTATGTTATGGAATGCCTTGATGCTGGCAGGATTTCCCATTCCGCGACGAGTATAGGGCTGGCACAGGCGGCCTATGAAGCTTGCCTGGACTATGTCCAGCAGAGGGAGCAGTTCGGTCAACCGATACACAGGTTCCAGGCAACGGGTTTCAAAGTGGCCAGAATGGCCATGGAAATAGAGGCGGCCCGCTGGTTGATGTATCGTGCCGCCTGGCTGTACGACGAGGGCAACCGACGTCTCAAGGAGGCATCGATGGCCAAACTATTCGCCAGCGAAGTCGTGCAGAGAGTAACCAGCGATGCCATGCAGATACACGGCGCGGTAGCCATCATGACCGAATCACCAATACAGCGCTATTTCCGGGATGCAAGAAGGAACACGGTCACTGAAGGTACCTCCGAGATACAGCAGCTAGTCATTTCACGGGCGATCGGGTTGCGCTAATCAGTGACGTAAGAACGTGGTCTGCCCTCAAATGATGTACCACTTAAAACGCTAGAGTTCCGGGGGCTGGAACTAGCATACAGGGCCCCGGACAAGTGGCCGTTTTCACTGGAATCCGCATCCTTATTAGTAACTTATACAATGCACCAGTTCTTTTCCTCTATCGATAACGAATCCTGGGGTCAAGAAAAGCGTAGCTCAGGTCGGTAACCAGGATGAGTACCAGTCCAATGGATGCCAGAATAAAGTTAATTCCGCTCACGTAGGAGTAGTCTCTCCTGAAGATAGCGTCCAGGAAGAGGCGACCCATACCGGGCAGGTTGAAGATCTGCTCCATGATGACAGTGCCGCCAATCATGATGAAGAGTTGGCCTGCAATCATTGTGATAACCGGAATCATGGCATTCTTCAGAACGTGACTCATGATGACTACCCTCTCTCTGAGTCCCTTTGCCCATGCGGTCCGGATGTAGTCCTGCCTCAATATGTCAAGCATGGTGGTGCGCAGCATTCTCATGGTTGCTGCCGACATCTGGCTGCCCAGAAGCGCGGCGGGAACGAGAAACTGTACCAGGTTCCCTGCCGGGTCCTTAGTGAAGGAAATGAGCTCCACTTCTGGCGACCATCCCCACCATATCGAGGGGAAGATGACAATCATCGTCCCCAGCCAGAAACCGGGTGTAGCCATGACGATGATGGCAAAGCTGCGCCCTAAATAGTCCAGCCAGGAATCCTGCCTTATGGCGGAAATTATGCCTACCGGCAGGGCTATCAGTTGCGATATAACGAAAGCAAAGAAACCAAGCTCAAAGGTTATCGGCAGTCTGGCTAGAATCTCTGGTAAAACCGGTTTCCTAGTCCAGAGCGAGGTGCCGAAGTCGCCGCGGGTAAATATACCGTTCATCCAGATTGCATACTGGACATGCATCGGCTTGTCCAGCCCCAGCCATTGCCTGATAGCCTCCGGGCTTATCGTTTCCTCCGACTGACTCTCCCCACCTCCTCCCATCTGGAACATCATCATCTCAACTATACTGCCGGGAACAAAGCGGATCAGGAGGAAGACCACTATGGTCACCACAAACATAGTGGGTATCATTAATAATAGTCTCCGGATTATATAGTCACGCATATCTTCCTCTTAATCCTGTTCTTCTTGGCGGGCTCTGCCGCTGGCCCGATTACACCGCACAATGTGCGGTTCGGCGCAACAGATTGCGCTTACATCGGGCTATGCTCGATTATCCCCATGGCTCCGGACACGGGAGGGGGTAGCAGCGCTTGATTAAGCTGGTGACTGTCATCCTACCCACCAGCACCCTGGTTTCCCCCGGTAGTGCCCGCATAAGTAAGAAGGAAAGTATTTCCCAGAAACCACAAAGGGCACCAGCGACCACCACTATCTGTAGTGATTCTGATGCCCCTACCCATCACCCAC
The DNA window shown above is from Dehalococcoidales bacterium and carries:
- a CDS encoding acyl-CoA dehydrogenase family protein, whose translation is MYVELSEEHRMLRTASRDFAEKEIAPLVNEAEEKEQFPVQLYSQLGKLGYLCASHPAQYGGAEMGMVGECIVIEEISRVAVGIASALTSQSGISTVPILEHGTEEQKQEYLVPAIKGEKIAAFGLTEPNAGSDAAAIETTARRQGDSYILNGTKLYITNGTICDFVLVAASTERSQGTRGISAFIVEKGTPGFTAMKMHKFCMRSAETAELVFEDCKVPVKNLIGEEGRGFSYVMECLDAGRISHSATSIGLAQAAYEACLDYVQQREQFGQPIHRFQATGFKVARMAMEIEAARWLMYRAAWLYDEGNRRLKEASMAKLFASEVVQRVTSDAMQIHGAVAIMTESPIQRYFRDARRNTVTEGTSEIQQLVISRAIGLR
- a CDS encoding ABC transporter permease, which gives rise to MRDYIIRRLLLMIPTMFVVTIVVFLLIRFVPGSIVEMMMFQMGGGGESQSEETISPEAIRQWLGLDKPMHVQYAIWMNGIFTRGDFGTSLWTRKPVLPEILARLPITFELGFFAFVISQLIALPVGIISAIRQDSWLDYLGRSFAIIVMATPGFWLGTMIVIFPSIWWGWSPEVELISFTKDPAGNLVQFLVPAALLGSQMSAATMRMLRTTMLDILRQDYIRTAWAKGLRERVVIMSHVLKNAMIPVITMIAGQLFIMIGGTVIMEQIFNLPGMGRLFLDAIFRRDYSYVSGINFILASIGLVLILVTDLSYAFLDPRIRYR